Proteins encoded within one genomic window of Arachis ipaensis cultivar K30076 chromosome B08, Araip1.1, whole genome shotgun sequence:
- the LOC107610280 gene encoding pentatricopeptide repeat-containing protein At2g36240 isoform X1, translating to MDFVKWGMLDRALEFYDEIVRVRVRPDLFTFNILISGYCRNLKFGLALEMFKEMRKMGCEPNVVTFNTLIKKMFREGKVEEGIGMAHEMIDLGCEFSNVTFEILVRGLGEKGKVLQACELLLDFSKRGVLPKGYDYFDLVDALCGNGDVDRALGLIYELWEKGCVPSLIACIVMIDGLRSSRKTKEAWRLVEKMLKEGMIPDVITFNCVLQDICKVRQTEEANKLRLLAFSKGLGFDDVTYKILVNGYTGEGQKIEGESVVNEMLDRGFLPDLASYNELMNALSTCQRHSTHHQANKLDHT from the coding sequence ATGGATTTTGTGAAATGGGGCATGCTTGATAGGGCTCTCGAGTTTTATGATGAGattgttagggttagggttaggccTGATCTGTTCACTTTTAACATTTTGATCAGTGGTTATTGTAGGAATTTGAAGTTTGGGTTGGCATTGGAGATGTTCAAGGAGATGAGAAAGATGGGCTGTGAGCCAAATGTGGTTACTTTCAACACTTTGATTAAGAAGATGTTTAGGGAGGGAAAGGTTGAAGAAGGGATTGGGATGGCTCATGAGATGATTGACTTGGGTTGCGAGTTCTCCAATGTCACTTTTGAGATTCTGGTTCGCGGGCTTGGCGAGAAAGGAAAGGTTTTGCAGGCATGTGAGCTGTTACTTGATTTCTCCAAAAGGGGAGTTTTGCCTAAAGGGtatgattattttgatttggtCGATGCTCTGTGTGGGAATGGAGATGTTGATAGAGCACTGGGGCTAATTTATGAGTTGTGGGAGAAAGGATGTGTGCCGAGCTTGATTGCTTGCATTGTGATGATTGATGGGTTGAGAAGCTCAAGGAAGACTAAAGAAGCTTGGAGATTGGTGGAAAAGATGCTTAAAGAGGGTATGATACCAGATGTTATTACTTTCAATTGTGTGCTTCAGGATATTTGCAAGGTGCGACAAACAGAGGAAGCAAATAAATTAAGATTACTTGCTTTTAgcaagggtttagggtttgatgACGTGACATATAAAATTTTGGTTAATGGATACACAGGAGAGGGCCAGAAAATAGAGGGAGAGTCAGTGGTGAATGAGATGTTGGATAGGGGATTCCTACCTGATCTTGCTTCATATAATGAATTGATGAATGCGCTATCCACTTGTCAACGACACTCCACCCACCATCAGGCTAATAAACTTGACCACACATAA
- the LOC110265894 gene encoding uncharacterized protein LOC110265894, whose product MTGSFYPEDRGSKLTPSILTISLSAVRLNRFNEFDRFLPVYSGFDRFTPVRLANEETVNLRNGVELATSVSDKHVNLLRPSVPSYPIFRAQAPDDTEQEKGKYYLIRDPEDLQIGLYDKPLPCFGCGIGWFSFLLGFVCPPLWYFATILYFRNYYRKDPRERAGLGASAITVTSFPLYIYLTMLQRNLCLIRTINKCVSIVFMSLGNNVQVNPENLIGYWFNQILIRVFQLLGTHSRWRNLTQTLATRDTHFSKI is encoded by the exons ATGACAGGCTCCTTTTACCCTGAGGACAGGGGTTCGAAACTCACCCCATCCATTTTGACAATTTCACTCTCAGCGGTTCGGTTGAACCGGTTTAACGAGTTTGACCGGTTTTTGCCGGTTTACTCCGGGTTTGACCGGTTCACACCGGTTC GTCTTGCTAATGAAGAGACTGTTAATTTGCGAAACGGAGTCGAATTGGCCACATCAGTCTCTGATAAACATGTTAATCTTTTGAGGCCAAGTGTACCAAGTTATCCAATTTTTAGAG CTCAAGCGCCAGATGACACAGAGCAAGAAAAGGGAAAATATTATTTGATTAGAGATCCAGAGGACTTGCAAATTGGACTTTATGACAAACCCCTTCCATGTTTTGGCTGCGGAATTGGATGGTTCTC ATTCCTTTTAGGATTTGTATGTCCACCTCTGTGGTACTTTGCAACAATTCTCTATTTCAGAAATTACTATCGAAAGGATCCTAGGGAAAGGGCTGGTCTTGGAGCCTCCGCAATTACAGTAACTTCTTTCCCTCTATACATATATTTAACAATGTTACAACGAAATTTATGTCTTATTAGAACAATCAACAAATGTGTGTCCATCGTGTTTATGTCACTTGGTAACAATGTGCAAGTAAATCCTGAAAATCTAATCGGTTATTGGTTTAACCAAATTTTAATCAGA GTATTTCAGCTTCTGGGAACACACAGCAGATGGAGGAACTTGACGCAGACTCTTGCAACCAGAGATACTCACTTCTCTAAGATTTGA
- the LOC107612515 gene encoding mitochondrial import inner membrane translocase subunit TIM23-1, whose amino-acid sequence MAYQAPDNESDTDSKKEIRLYNPYKDLGIPNQNLYQLPSSPEYLFIEEAERKRRSWGENLTFYTGCGYLGGAIGGGARGLVDGVKSFEAGDTLKLRINRILNSSGHTGRTWGNRLGIIGLLYSGIESAMMETRDTDDVWNSVVAGLGTGALYRISGGVRSAAVAGAVGVVVAGTVVTVKQAFKRYAHLA is encoded by the coding sequence ATGGCGTACCAGGCCCCTGATAATGAATCGGACACCGATTCCAAGAAAGAAATCCGCCTCTACAACCCATACAAGGACCTCGGGATTCCAAATCAAAACCTCTACCAGCTCCCATCCTCGCCGGAGTACCTCTTCATCGAGGAGGCTGAACGTAAGCGTCGATCCTGGGGTGAGAACCTCACCTTCTACACTGGCTGCGGTTACCTCGGTGGCGCCATCGGCGGCGGCGCTCGAGGCCTAGTAGACGGCGTCAAATCCTTCGAGGCCGGCGACACGCTCAAGCTCCGGATCAACCGTATTCTGAACTCTTCTGGCCACACTGGACGTACTTGGGGGAACCGTCTCGGCATCATAGGGTTGCTCTATTCCGGGATTGAGAGCGCGATGATGGAGACGAGAGACACCGACGACGTGTGGAACAGCGTGGTGGCGGGGCTCGGCACCGGAGCGCTGTATAGGATTTCGGGTGGCGTGAGATCTGCGGCCGTGGCCGGCGCAGTTGGAGTAGTGGTGGCCGGAACTGTCGTGACGGTTAAGCAGGCTTTCAAACGCTACGCACATCTTGCGTGA
- the LOC107614210 gene encoding mitochondrial import inner membrane translocase subunit TIM23-1-like: protein MAYQAPDHEPDSDSKKEIRLYNPYKDLGIPNRNLYQLPTSPEYLFIEEAERKRRSWGENLTFYTGCGYLGGAIGGGARGLVDGVKSFEAGDTLKLRINRILNSSGHTGRTWGNRLGIIGLLYSGIESAMMETRDTDDVWNSVVAGLGTGALYRISGGVRSAAVAGAVGVVVAGTVVTVKQAFKRYAHLA from the coding sequence ATGGCGTACCAAGCCCCCGATCACGAACCGGACTCCGATTCCAAGAAAGAAATCCGCCTCTACAACCCATACAAGGACCTCGGGATTCCAAATCGAAACCTCTACCAGCTCCCAACTTCGCCGGAGTACCTCTTCATCGAGGAGGCTGAACGTAAGCGTCGATCCTGGGGTGAGAACCTCACCTTCTACACTGGCTGCGGTTACCTCGGTGGCGCCATCGGCGGCGGCGCTCGAGGCCTAGTAGACGGCGTCAAATCCTTCGAGGCCGGCGACACGCTCAAGCTCCGGATCAACCGTATTCTGAATTCTTCCGGCCACACTGGACGTACTTGGGGGAACCGTCTCGGCATCATAGGGTTGCTCTATTCCGGGATTGAGAGCGCCATGATGGAGACGAGAGACACCGACGACGTGTGGAACAGCGTGGTGGCGGGGCTGGGCACCGGAGCGCTGTATAGGATTTCGGGAGGCGTGAGATCTGCGGCCGTGGCAGGCGCAGTTGGAGTAGTGGTGGCCGGAACTGTCGTGACGGTTAAGCAGGCTTTCAAACGCTACGCACATCTTGCGTGa
- the LOC107610280 gene encoding TMV resistance protein N isoform X2: MRPGCGENVAGFSDTCVIFDHFCKEEDMAAHASSEIIKYDVFLSFRGTDTRRGFLSHLRKALEDKHIKTYVDYMLREGIEILHSLLAAIEQSEIALIIFCQDYASSQWCLEELAKILECRKQNGQIIIPIFHNVDPSWVRRQKESYHHALANHEVRFADRVQIWRDALKEAANLSGFHSPSSSFRNDADLVDEIVKVSYKG, translated from the exons ATGAGACCTGGGTGTGGTGAAAATGTAGCTGGATTCT CAGATACTTGTGTGATCTTCGATCATTTTTGCAAGGAAGAGGATATGGCTGCGCATGCTTCTTCTGAGATTATTAAGTATGATGTCTTCCTCAGCTTCAGAGGCACAGACACTCGCCGTGGTTTTCTCAGCCATCTGCGCAAGGCTTTAGAGGACAAGCACATCAAGACATACGTGGATTACATGCTCAGAGAAGGAATTGAAATATTGCACTCACTCCTTGCAGCCATTGAACAATCAGAAATTGCTTTGATCATATTCTGCCAGGATTATGCATCTTCCCAATGGTGTTTGGAAGAACTAGCCAAAATATTGGAATGCAGGAAACAAAATGGTCAAATTATAATACCTATTTTCCATAATGTAGACCCATCATGGGTGCGCCGCCAAAAGGAAAGTTATCACCATGCGCTTGCTAATCATGAGGTGAGGTTTGCAGACAGGGTGCAAATCTGGAGAGATGCTCTCAAGGAAGCTGCCAACTTGTCTGGATTCCATTCACCGTCATCAAGCTTCAG GAACGATGCTGACCTTGTTGATGAAATTGTCAAAGTGTCTTACAAAGGTTAA
- the LOC107610282 gene encoding putative disease resistance protein At4g11170 yields the protein MESEAVIVGLWGMGGVGKTTLATAVFNRLCDGFEGFCFLNNVRERAEKYGIDHLKTELLSKLLKEEDASPFVTPGGITNFAKKRLSRTKVLVVLDDVNDSDQMEDLSGGHTWFEASSRIIVTTRDKYVLATADADHIHEVKTLNPDESLWLFNLNAFKQNCVIKA from the coding sequence ATGGAATCTGAAGCTGTTATTGTTGGCCTTTGGGGCATGGGCGGCGTTGGTAAGACAACTCTTGCGACTGCAGTTTTCAATAGATTGTGTGATGGATTTGAAGGATTTTGCTTTTTGAACAATGTAAGAGAAAGAGCTGAGAAATATGGTATAGATCATTTGAAGACAGAACTTCTTTCCAAACTGCTAAAGGAAGAAGATGCAAGTCCCTTTGTCACGCCTGGTGGGATAACTAATTTTGCCAAGAAAAGACTTAGTCGAACAAaggttcttgttgttcttgatgATGTCAATGATTCAGATCAAATGGAAGATTTATCTGGAGGACATACATGGTTTGAGGCAAGTAGCAGAATCATAGTGACAACAAGAGATAAGTATGTTCTTGCTACAGCTGATGCAGATCATATACATGAAGTTAAGACATTGAATCCTGATGAATCTCTTTGGCTTTTCAACTTGAATGCCTTTAAGCAAAACTGCGTTATAAAAGCATAA
- the LOC107610280 gene encoding TMV resistance protein N isoform X3: protein MRPGCGENVAGFYTCVIFDHFCKEEDMAAHASSEIIKYDVFLSFRGTDTRRGFLSHLRKALEDKHIKTYVDYMLREGIEILHSLLAAIEQSEIALIIFCQDYASSQWCLEELAKILECRKQNGQIIIPIFHNVDPSWVRRQKESYHHALANHEVRFADRVQIWRDALKEAANLSGFHSPSSSFRNDADLVDEIVKVSYKG from the exons ATGAGACCTGGGTGTGGTGAAAATGTAGCTGGATTCT ATACTTGTGTGATCTTCGATCATTTTTGCAAGGAAGAGGATATGGCTGCGCATGCTTCTTCTGAGATTATTAAGTATGATGTCTTCCTCAGCTTCAGAGGCACAGACACTCGCCGTGGTTTTCTCAGCCATCTGCGCAAGGCTTTAGAGGACAAGCACATCAAGACATACGTGGATTACATGCTCAGAGAAGGAATTGAAATATTGCACTCACTCCTTGCAGCCATTGAACAATCAGAAATTGCTTTGATCATATTCTGCCAGGATTATGCATCTTCCCAATGGTGTTTGGAAGAACTAGCCAAAATATTGGAATGCAGGAAACAAAATGGTCAAATTATAATACCTATTTTCCATAATGTAGACCCATCATGGGTGCGCCGCCAAAAGGAAAGTTATCACCATGCGCTTGCTAATCATGAGGTGAGGTTTGCAGACAGGGTGCAAATCTGGAGAGATGCTCTCAAGGAAGCTGCCAACTTGTCTGGATTCCATTCACCGTCATCAAGCTTCAG GAACGATGCTGACCTTGTTGATGAAATTGTCAAAGTGTCTTACAAAGGTTAA